The window CGTACGAGGAGCGCCGCGAGCGGCCCATCGCCGAAGACGAGGAGCTCCTGCGCCTGGTGTATGAGCTGGAAGCCCGCAAAAAGGGGAAATCGTAGATGCGAACGATCGGCGAGCTTTTGGCCAAGTGGCGCGCACACGACCGGGAAGTGGCCAAGCGGCGGGAAGCGCTGGTGCGACACCCCGACGTGGCCGCGTTTTTGGCCGCGCATCCGGAGGTGCCCGATGCGGCCATCGACCGCAGCCTGGCCACGCTGGCCCAGTTCGTGCGCGAACAGGAGAATTGCCGCCGGTGCCCCGGACTGGAAAGCTGTCCCAACATGATGAAGGGCCACGTCACAGAGCTCGTCCTGCACGGCGAGCGCATCGTGCCGGCGCTCAAGCCCTGTTCCCTCTACGCAGCCGAAGAGCGGCGGCGCCAGCAGCAAGCCCGGTTTCGCAGCCACCACATTCCCGCCGATGTGCGGGCGGCCCGATTTACGGAGAACACCATTTTCGATCAATACAACCGCGAGGCGATCGCGGCGGCGATTCGCTTCTGCCAGCGGTTTCAGCCGGGGGAAAGCCCGATGGGCCTTTATTTTTACGGGCCCTTTGGCGTGGGGAAAAGCCACCTGATGGCCGCCCTGGCCAACGAGCTGGCCGCGATGGGCTACGATTCGCTCATGGTGTACGTGCCCCTGTTTCTGCAGGAAATGCGCGACGCCGTGAAGGACGGCACCTTTTCGGCCAAGCTGGAGGAGGTGTGCGCTGTCCCCGTCCTCATCCTCGACGACATCGGGGCCGAGACGCCGTCGCCGTGGGCGCGCGACGAGGTGCTGGGCGTGGTGCTCCACCACCGCGTGGCCCACAACCGGCCGACGCTGTACACCTCCAACCTGAGCTACGACGAGCTGGAGGAGGCCCTCGCCGCCGTGGGCGGCACCGCCGCCGACCGCACGAAGGCGAAGCGGATCATGGAGCGCATCCGGCACTACACCGAGGCTTATTTCCTCGACGGGCCCAATCGCCGCAAGCGAAACAAAGAGACGGGTCGCCCGGCCTAAAATTTTCCCGTAAAATTTTTTTGCGAGAGGGGTTGATTTTTACGAGGTCATGGTATATACTCAAAACTGTCGCGAGCGAACGATGCGACGGCAAAACGGAAGAGGAAGCGAAGGCGTGGGGCCATAGCTCAGTTGGGAGAGCGCTTGCATGGCATGCAAGAGGTCAGGGGTTCGAATCCCCTTGGCTCCACCATCACGCGGAGCTGTGGTGAAGCTGGAGTTCACGCCGGTCTGTCACACCGGAGGTCGCGGGTTCGAGTCCCGTCAGCTCCGCCATCTCTCGTGGTCCGGTAGCTCAGCTGGTAGAGCAGAGGACTGAAAATCCTCGTGTCGGCGGTTCGAGTCCGTCCCGGACCACCATTTTTCTTTGCCTGCGGAAGTAGCTCAGTGGTAGAGCACCGCCTTGCCATGGCGGGGGTCGCGGGTTCGAGTCCCGTCTTCCGCTCCATTTTTTTCGCGTGATGATGCGCGAATTTTCTTTTTTCAACAGGGCTGTTTCGC is drawn from Calditerricola satsumensis and contains these coding sequences:
- the dnaI gene encoding primosomal protein DnaI, with protein sequence MRTIGELLAKWRAHDREVAKRREALVRHPDVAAFLAAHPEVPDAAIDRSLATLAQFVREQENCRRCPGLESCPNMMKGHVTELVLHGERIVPALKPCSLYAAEERRRQQQARFRSHHIPADVRAARFTENTIFDQYNREAIAAAIRFCQRFQPGESPMGLYFYGPFGVGKSHLMAALANELAAMGYDSLMVYVPLFLQEMRDAVKDGTFSAKLEEVCAVPVLILDDIGAETPSPWARDEVLGVVLHHRVAHNRPTLYTSNLSYDELEEALAAVGGTAADRTKAKRIMERIRHYTEAYFLDGPNRRKRNKETGRPA